The proteins below are encoded in one region of Aeromonas jandaei:
- a CDS encoding STAS domain-containing protein — protein sequence MSFELDIMHAPPTAILTGEFTIMTVAELQDDLFSLLNFPVALLDLSQLEALDSCGAQLVALLQQEANSQGKRLRIKTGDGSEAELALGQLGLLSSLTRAEGPDGRQ from the coding sequence ATGAGTTTTGAACTGGATATTATGCACGCGCCCCCAACTGCCATTCTCACGGGGGAGTTCACCATCATGACGGTGGCAGAGCTGCAAGACGATCTCTTCAGTCTGCTCAACTTTCCTGTTGCTTTGCTGGATTTGAGCCAGCTTGAAGCGCTCGATAGCTGCGGTGCCCAACTTGTCGCCCTCCTCCAGCAAGAGGCCAATAGCCAGGGCAAGCGGCTGCGGATCAAGACGGGAGATGGCAGTGAAGCCGAACTGGCGCTGGGCCAGCTCGGGTTGCTTTCATCCCTGACCAGAGCGGAGGGGCCAGATGGACGTCAATAA
- a CDS encoding response regulator, with product MTKTILVVEDSASIRATITMTLQSAGFSVIEADDGNAALSRLDGQRVHLIISDLNMPGMDGMTLLRHLKAQTTTRYIPFIMLTTENSPEIRQEGFDAGARVWLTKPFEPLKLIDDVYKVVQP from the coding sequence ATGACCAAAACCATCCTTGTTGTGGAAGACTCCGCCAGCATCAGAGCCACCATTACCATGACGCTGCAAAGCGCCGGTTTTAGCGTGATCGAAGCGGATGATGGCAACGCGGCCCTCTCCCGCCTCGATGGCCAGCGGGTACATCTCATCATCTCCGATCTCAACATGCCGGGCATGGACGGAATGACACTGCTGCGCCATCTCAAGGCACAGACAACCACCCGCTATATCCCGTTCATCATGCTGACGACGGAAAACTCGCCCGAGATACGCCAGGAGGGGTTCGATGCCGGCGCCCGTGTCTGGCTGACCAAGCCATTCGAGCCGTTAAAGCTTATCGATGATGTCTACAAGGTGGTGCAACCATGA
- the rlmKL gene encoding bifunctional 23S rRNA (guanine(2069)-N(7))-methyltransferase RlmK/23S rRNA (guanine(2445)-N(2))-methyltransferase RlmL, which translates to MRDYFYGFPVSVMKEFFATCPKGLENLLADELTNLGAEQVRETVAGVHFKGELAVGYKACLWSRLASRIVLVLSEFQMNDDLDLYLGAHTIPWEEHFSGTATIAVDFTGTNASIRNTQYGALKIKDAIVDRFTKRGHVRPDVDKKSPDIRIMAHLGKGKANITLDLSGPALHQRFYRQGTGEAPLKENLAVAMIARSGWAGEPMMDPMCGSGTLLIEAAFIAADMAPALRRERFGFDRWLQHDSELWQSLMMEAQVRAKRGMQRCEVKLFGCDADPRVLLKARDNAKAAGVAHLITFKQADVTKLENPLPMPAVEGEARQVGMLISNPPYGERLGEFPALLEVHQALGDALRRSFQGWRVSILSASPELLSCLRLRADKQYRLFNGALECQLRNYQIALDAVASQKEVAQDFANRLRKNLKALEKWAKKENLDCYRLYDADLPEYNAAIDRYQDYLVVQEYAAPKDIPAQKTRQRLLDMVQAAIKVTGMDGEKVILKVRERQEGKQQYQKLSEEQHRMEVQEYGARLWVNLYDYLDTGLFLDHRQTRRMLGQMAKGKRFLNLFAYTGSATVHAGLGGASETTTVDMSRTYLNWAQDNMRLNSLVGRQHKFVQADCLKWLSEADEQYDLIFIDPPTFSNSKRMDESFDVQRDHLLLMQHLKRLLAAGGTLVFSNNKRHFKMDLAGLEAIGLKAQNITGKTRPKDFERNQHIHNCWIITHADSGAEA; encoded by the coding sequence ATGCGGGACTATTTTTATGGGTTCCCCGTGAGCGTGATGAAAGAATTTTTTGCAACCTGCCCCAAGGGGCTGGAAAACCTGTTGGCCGACGAGCTGACCAATCTGGGTGCAGAGCAGGTCCGTGAGACCGTGGCTGGCGTCCACTTCAAAGGCGAACTGGCGGTGGGCTACAAGGCCTGTCTCTGGAGCCGTCTGGCTTCCCGCATCGTACTGGTGCTCTCCGAATTCCAGATGAACGACGATCTGGATCTCTATCTGGGCGCGCATACCATCCCCTGGGAAGAGCACTTCTCCGGCACCGCCACCATTGCGGTGGACTTTACCGGTACCAACGCCTCCATTCGCAATACCCAATATGGCGCGTTGAAGATCAAGGATGCCATCGTCGATCGCTTTACCAAGCGCGGTCATGTGCGCCCGGACGTGGACAAAAAATCCCCGGATATTCGCATAATGGCGCATCTGGGCAAAGGCAAGGCCAATATCACGCTGGACTTGTCAGGCCCGGCGCTGCATCAGCGTTTCTATCGTCAGGGCACAGGTGAAGCACCGCTCAAAGAGAACCTGGCGGTCGCCATGATTGCTCGTAGCGGTTGGGCCGGCGAGCCCATGATGGACCCGATGTGTGGTTCCGGTACGCTGCTGATTGAAGCGGCCTTTATCGCAGCCGACATGGCGCCGGCCCTGCGCCGTGAGCGCTTCGGTTTTGATCGCTGGCTGCAGCATGATAGCGAGCTGTGGCAAAGCCTGATGATGGAAGCACAAGTACGTGCCAAACGCGGCATGCAGCGCTGCGAGGTGAAACTGTTCGGTTGTGATGCCGATCCGCGCGTGCTGCTCAAAGCCCGTGATAACGCCAAAGCCGCCGGTGTCGCCCATCTCATCACCTTCAAGCAGGCCGATGTCACCAAGCTGGAAAACCCGCTGCCTATGCCTGCTGTGGAAGGGGAGGCCCGTCAGGTCGGTATGCTGATCTCCAACCCGCCCTACGGCGAGCGTCTTGGCGAATTTCCGGCCCTGCTGGAAGTGCATCAAGCCCTCGGCGATGCCCTGCGTCGCAGCTTCCAAGGGTGGAGAGTTTCCATTCTATCTGCATCTCCCGAGCTGCTCAGCTGTCTGCGCCTGCGCGCGGACAAGCAATATCGCCTGTTCAACGGTGCCCTCGAGTGTCAGCTGCGTAACTACCAGATCGCGCTCGATGCAGTCGCCTCGCAAAAAGAGGTGGCGCAGGACTTTGCCAACCGTCTGCGCAAAAATCTGAAAGCGCTCGAGAAGTGGGCCAAGAAAGAGAATCTCGACTGCTACCGTCTCTACGACGCCGACCTGCCTGAGTACAACGCCGCCATCGACCGCTATCAGGACTACTTGGTGGTGCAGGAGTACGCGGCGCCCAAGGACATCCCCGCCCAGAAGACCCGTCAACGTCTGCTCGATATGGTGCAGGCCGCCATCAAGGTGACCGGGATGGACGGCGAGAAGGTGATCCTGAAAGTGCGCGAGCGTCAGGAAGGCAAGCAGCAGTACCAGAAGCTCTCCGAAGAGCAGCACCGAATGGAAGTGCAGGAGTATGGTGCCCGTCTGTGGGTCAACCTCTACGACTACCTCGATACCGGTCTGTTCCTTGACCACCGTCAGACCCGCCGCATGCTGGGTCAGATGGCCAAGGGCAAGCGCTTCCTGAACCTGTTTGCCTACACCGGCAGTGCCACCGTGCACGCGGGTCTTGGCGGTGCCAGCGAAACCACCACAGTGGATATGTCGCGCACCTACCTCAACTGGGCACAGGACAACATGCGCCTCAACTCGCTGGTGGGCCGTCAGCACAAGTTTGTCCAGGCCGACTGCCTGAAGTGGCTGTCGGAAGCGGACGAGCAGTACGACCTCATCTTTATCGATCCGCCCACCTTCTCCAACTCCAAGCGGATGGACGAGAGCTTCGATGTACAGCGCGATCACCTGCTGCTGATGCAGCACCTGAAGCGGTTGCTGGCTGCGGGTGGCACCCTGGTCTTCTCCAACAACAAGCGCCACTTCAAGATGGATTTGGCCGGTCTCGAGGCCATTGGTCTCAAGGCGCAGAACATCACTGGCAAAACCCGGCCGAAGGATTTCGAGCGCAACCAGCACATTCACAACTGCTGGATCATCACCCATGCCGATAGTGGGGCTGAGGCCTGA
- a CDS encoding glutaredoxin family protein: MLTLFHTDGCHLCEQAWALVEEAGASDVTRRCDIMDDAGWLEAYRVRIPVLRDEAGRELGWPFTLVELKGWLARQG, from the coding sequence ATGCTGACCCTGTTTCACACCGACGGTTGCCACCTGTGCGAACAGGCGTGGGCGCTGGTGGAGGAGGCGGGGGCAAGCGATGTGACCCGCCGCTGCGACATCATGGACGATGCCGGCTGGCTTGAGGCCTATCGGGTGCGTATCCCGGTGCTGCGGGACGAGGCGGGCCGCGAGCTGGGCTGGCCCTTCACGCTGGTGGAGCTCAAGGGCTGGCTCGCTCGTCAGGGTTGA
- a CDS encoding ATP-binding cassette ATPase Uup has product MALLTLHGACLSFSDFPLLDKAELTIERGERLCLVGRNGAGKSTLMKVIAGELPLDDGRLVLQQDLKVTRLEQDPPTSSELTVFDYAAEGLAGVGELLKQYHHVSMALASDPSDANIRKMSQLQEQLDYQNGWQYETRINQVLTLLGLDPDVTLDSLSGGWLRKVALARALACDPDLLLLDEPTNHLDIEAINWLEEFLKDFRGAIVFISHDREFIHKLATRIIDLDRGVITSWPGNYDEYQQGKEEWLRVEELKNAEFDRKLAQEEVWVRQGIKARRTRNEGRVRALKAMRMERTQRRELQGKAKLQLDEASRSGKLVFEAEGLGLDFGERTLFEGLDLQVLRGDKIALVGPNGCGKSTLIKLLLGQLDATRGSVRQGTNLEVAYFDQYREQLDPEQTVVDNVGEGKQEVMVRGRSRHILGYLQDFLFEPKRARTPVKALSGGEKNRLLLAKLFLKPSNLLILDEPTNDLDVETLELLEELLADYPGTLLLVSHDRRFIDNTVTGCWLFEGDGRISDYVGGYADMMATREQQRDQQQAKSIPVKAPEPVATVSETPKKGKKLSYKLQLELDGLPARLELLEAELDALQGEINQPGFFSLPSEQTQPKLAALSAAETALEEAFARWEELEGLKNQE; this is encoded by the coding sequence ATGGCTCTTTTAACATTGCACGGCGCGTGTCTGTCGTTCAGTGATTTTCCGTTGCTCGACAAGGCCGAGCTGACCATCGAGCGAGGCGAGCGCCTCTGTCTGGTGGGCCGCAACGGGGCGGGCAAGTCCACCCTGATGAAGGTGATTGCTGGCGAATTGCCCCTCGATGATGGCCGTCTGGTGTTGCAGCAGGATCTGAAAGTGACTCGCCTTGAGCAGGATCCGCCCACCTCGAGCGAGCTCACCGTGTTTGACTACGCCGCCGAAGGGCTGGCCGGAGTCGGTGAGCTGCTCAAGCAGTATCACCACGTCTCCATGGCGCTGGCGAGTGACCCGTCCGATGCCAACATTCGCAAGATGAGCCAGCTGCAGGAGCAGCTTGATTATCAGAATGGCTGGCAGTACGAGACCCGCATCAATCAGGTGTTGACCCTGCTTGGTCTTGATCCTGACGTGACCCTCGACAGTCTCTCCGGTGGCTGGCTGCGCAAGGTGGCGCTGGCCCGTGCATTGGCATGCGATCCCGATCTGCTGCTGTTGGACGAACCGACCAACCACCTGGATATCGAGGCCATCAACTGGCTGGAAGAGTTCCTCAAGGATTTCCGTGGTGCCATCGTGTTTATCTCCCACGACCGTGAGTTTATCCACAAGCTGGCGACCCGGATCATCGATCTGGATCGCGGCGTGATCACCTCCTGGCCGGGTAACTATGACGAGTACCAGCAGGGGAAAGAGGAGTGGTTGCGGGTCGAAGAGCTGAAAAATGCCGAGTTTGATCGCAAGCTTGCCCAGGAAGAGGTGTGGGTACGCCAGGGGATCAAGGCGCGCCGCACCCGTAACGAGGGGCGAGTGCGCGCCCTCAAGGCGATGCGCATGGAGCGTACCCAGCGTCGCGAGCTGCAGGGTAAAGCCAAGCTGCAACTCGATGAGGCGAGCCGCTCTGGCAAGCTGGTATTTGAAGCTGAAGGATTGGGGCTCGACTTTGGTGAGCGCACCTTGTTCGAGGGGCTGGATTTGCAGGTGCTGCGTGGCGACAAGATTGCGCTGGTCGGCCCCAATGGTTGCGGCAAGTCGACCCTGATCAAGCTGTTGCTGGGCCAGCTAGATGCCACTCGTGGCTCGGTACGTCAGGGCACCAATCTGGAAGTGGCCTACTTCGATCAGTACCGTGAACAGCTCGATCCCGAGCAGACGGTGGTGGATAACGTCGGGGAGGGCAAGCAGGAGGTGATGGTGCGCGGTCGCTCCCGCCATATTCTCGGCTACCTGCAGGACTTCCTGTTCGAGCCCAAGCGGGCCAGAACGCCGGTCAAGGCGCTCTCTGGCGGTGAGAAAAACCGTCTGCTGCTGGCCAAGCTGTTCCTTAAACCCAGCAACCTGCTGATCCTCGATGAACCGACCAACGACCTCGACGTCGAGACTCTGGAGCTGCTGGAAGAGCTGCTGGCGGACTATCCGGGCACTCTGCTGCTGGTAAGTCATGACCGTCGCTTTATCGACAATACGGTAACCGGTTGCTGGCTGTTTGAGGGGGATGGCCGCATCAGTGACTACGTGGGCGGCTATGCCGACATGATGGCGACCCGTGAGCAGCAGCGCGATCAGCAACAGGCCAAGAGCATACCGGTCAAGGCTCCCGAGCCGGTAGCCACAGTGAGCGAAACGCCGAAGAAAGGCAAAAAACTCTCCTACAAGCTGCAGCTTGAACTGGATGGTCTGCCGGCGCGTCTTGAGCTGCTGGAAGCTGAACTTGACGCGCTGCAAGGAGAGATCAACCAGCCCGGTTTCTTCTCCCTGCCAAGCGAGCAGACCCAGCCCAAACTGGCCGCATTGAGTGCTGCCGAGACAGCGCTGGAGGAGGCATTTGCTCGTTGGGAAGAGCTGGAAGGACTCAAAAATCAGGAATAA
- the rmf gene encoding ribosome modulation factor has translation MMKRQKRDRLERARARGYQAGVVGKQKEACPYQCLDARGHWLGGWRDAMEGRGSGLFMK, from the coding sequence ATGATGAAGAGACAGAAACGGGACCGTCTGGAAAGAGCTCGTGCTCGTGGTTATCAGGCTGGCGTGGTCGGCAAACAGAAAGAAGCGTGTCCGTATCAATGTCTGGATGCCCGTGGGCACTGGCTTGGTGGTTGGCGAGATGCCATGGAAGGGCGGGGCTCAGGCCTCTTCATGAAGTAA
- the fabA gene encoding 3-hydroxyacyl-[acyl-carrier-protein] dehydratase FabA: MTVDNSTLEARLSLCEQGKNSFTREELLACSRGELFGEGNSQLPAPNMLMMDRIVKINDNGGEHGKGEILAELDITPDLWFFDCHFPGDPVMPGCLGLDAMWQLVGFFLGWKGGPGKGRALGVGEVKFTGQILPTAKKVTYKITFKRVINRKLVMGIADGVVEVDGRPIYSATDLKVGLFQDTTAF, translated from the coding sequence GTGACCGTAGACAATTCGACCCTGGAAGCCCGCCTTTCCCTGTGTGAACAGGGCAAGAACTCTTTTACCCGTGAAGAGCTGCTGGCTTGCAGCCGTGGCGAACTCTTTGGTGAGGGTAACAGTCAGCTGCCCGCCCCTAACATGTTGATGATGGATCGCATCGTCAAGATCAATGACAACGGTGGCGAGCACGGCAAGGGCGAGATCCTGGCAGAGCTCGACATTACCCCCGATCTCTGGTTCTTCGATTGCCACTTCCCGGGTGATCCCGTGATGCCGGGCTGTCTCGGTCTGGATGCCATGTGGCAGCTAGTTGGCTTCTTCCTCGGCTGGAAAGGCGGCCCGGGCAAAGGCCGTGCGCTGGGTGTCGGTGAAGTGAAATTTACCGGCCAGATCCTGCCGACCGCCAAGAAAGTGACCTACAAGATCACCTTCAAGCGGGTCATCAATCGCAAACTGGTGATGGGCATTGCCGATGGTGTCGTTGAAGTTGACGGTCGCCCCATCTACAGCGCAACTGACCTGAAAGTGGGCCTGTTCCAGGACACCACCGCATTCTGA
- a CDS encoding Lon protease family protein, with amino-acid sequence MAELTSEQLKPTFAIEQFPTLSELEPIPFAALQPRAISAIKRLASFDGDCPVMLLNGFPGADYEDVCRTLIAASNGKDGDLFDLCYTENLNNPFKPIWLRLQPGTGIEFCEMVGELLKLMSHHLDAERLVTRIMRKQNNDPKIDDFLSDLSAHVALGLEFQHPVLINLLIHHEEQEAPVIYGRDLNWDTLFGSINYQTEQGSVYANQHLLEPGLLRQANGGYLILQLDELLDQPHLWFKLKNAMQKGELDWNAYQEGKTLTPFFTPEATPIKLKLILVGDRLDVAEFQMLDRDMSERIFLRADLVSEVNIEEDLQEFLQYLAWLRERWELLDFTPAALAALCRHASRLCDHQEWLSLSEVQLSAIMRMADSLARELEADVVTDEHIRGALEEQDYRLNYLVEQSDQGVIDGQILLQTDGEEIGQINGLSVIQVSGHPYDFGEPVRLTATVHLGDGDVADIERKAELAGHIHAKAMMIIHGYLSNKFGAENPSPLSANLVFEQSYHEIDGDSASLTGLCALLSALARQPIYQHFAVTGAVDQFGNVQAVGGVNEKIEGFFRVCKIHGLTGKQGILLPGTNAQQLNLSDEVIAAVEAGQFHIHPVDHVEEAIELLTGCVAGEPDMPDTLFGRIQERLDELNGSTAKVGLLRALLDRLFGR; translated from the coding sequence GTGGCTGAATTAACATCAGAACAATTAAAACCTACTTTTGCGATTGAACAGTTTCCAACCCTCAGCGAGTTAGAACCCATTCCGTTTGCTGCGCTGCAACCCAGAGCCATTTCTGCCATCAAACGGTTAGCCAGTTTTGATGGCGACTGCCCAGTCATGCTGCTCAACGGGTTCCCCGGCGCCGATTACGAAGATGTCTGCCGTACCCTCATTGCTGCCTCCAACGGCAAGGATGGCGATCTGTTCGACCTCTGCTACACCGAGAACCTCAACAACCCCTTCAAACCGATCTGGCTGCGCCTGCAACCAGGGACTGGTATCGAGTTCTGCGAGATGGTTGGTGAATTGCTCAAGCTGATGAGCCACCACCTCGATGCCGAGCGTCTGGTAACCCGCATAATGCGCAAGCAGAACAACGATCCCAAGATCGATGACTTCCTCTCCGATCTGTCTGCCCATGTCGCGCTGGGTCTGGAGTTCCAGCATCCGGTGCTGATCAATCTGCTCATTCACCACGAAGAGCAGGAAGCGCCGGTGATCTACGGCCGTGACCTCAACTGGGATACTCTGTTTGGCTCCATCAACTACCAGACCGAGCAAGGCTCAGTCTATGCCAACCAGCACCTATTGGAGCCCGGCTTGCTACGTCAGGCCAACGGCGGTTATCTGATCCTGCAACTGGATGAACTTCTTGATCAGCCCCATCTCTGGTTCAAGCTCAAAAACGCCATGCAAAAAGGCGAGCTTGACTGGAACGCCTATCAGGAAGGCAAGACGCTGACCCCTTTCTTCACGCCGGAAGCGACCCCCATCAAGCTCAAGCTCATTCTGGTGGGTGATCGTCTCGATGTGGCCGAGTTCCAGATGCTGGATCGGGATATGTCCGAGCGCATCTTCCTGCGCGCTGACTTGGTCTCTGAAGTGAACATCGAAGAAGATCTGCAGGAGTTTTTGCAATATCTCGCCTGGCTGCGCGAGCGTTGGGAACTGCTGGACTTCACTCCTGCCGCCCTCGCCGCGCTATGCCGGCACGCCAGCCGTCTGTGCGATCATCAGGAGTGGCTCTCCCTCTCCGAGGTGCAGCTCTCCGCCATCATGCGGATGGCTGATAGTCTGGCACGCGAACTGGAAGCTGACGTCGTCACCGACGAGCATATCCGTGGCGCGCTTGAGGAGCAGGATTACCGCCTCAACTATCTGGTCGAACAGTCCGATCAGGGGGTTATCGATGGGCAGATCCTGCTGCAGACCGATGGTGAAGAGATTGGCCAAATTAATGGTCTCTCAGTTATTCAGGTCTCCGGTCACCCATATGACTTCGGTGAACCGGTACGCCTGACCGCCACCGTTCACCTCGGTGATGGCGATGTGGCGGATATCGAACGCAAGGCGGAGCTAGCTGGTCATATCCATGCCAAGGCGATGATGATCATTCACGGCTACCTCTCCAACAAGTTTGGTGCCGAGAACCCCTCTCCTCTCTCCGCCAATCTGGTGTTCGAGCAGTCCTATCACGAAATTGATGGCGACAGCGCCTCGCTGACCGGTCTGTGTGCCCTGCTCTCAGCCCTCGCCCGCCAGCCCATTTATCAGCACTTTGCGGTAACGGGGGCGGTCGACCAGTTTGGCAATGTACAAGCCGTTGGCGGCGTCAACGAGAAGATCGAGGGCTTCTTCCGGGTGTGCAAGATCCACGGTCTGACTGGCAAGCAAGGCATCCTGCTGCCCGGCACCAACGCCCAGCAACTCAACCTCTCTGATGAGGTGATCGCCGCTGTCGAAGCGGGCCAGTTCCATATCCACCCGGTGGATCATGTGGAAGAGGCTATCGAGCTCTTGACTGGCTGTGTGGCGGGTGAGCCTGACATGCCCGACACCCTGTTTGGCCGCATTCAGGAGCGACTGGATGAGCTGAACGGCAGTACGGCGAAAGTCGGGCTGCTGCGCGCCCTTCTTGATCGGCTGTTTGGCCGCTAA
- a CDS encoding helix-turn-helix domain-containing protein: MDSNTLIQAYMRAKKYSQLQEVAADLGFTTSYISAVNKGKSQLTDATAKKIAEEIGLDVQEVLLNLAAVRETNPELKRAWYDILAKYTKGTGAAVALVAAMFLTPSHGTDMTAHNVYYVKFNMLFSVPTK, from the coding sequence ATGGACTCCAATACGCTGATTCAGGCCTACATGAGGGCCAAAAAGTACAGCCAATTGCAGGAAGTCGCGGCAGACTTGGGATTTACCACTTCCTATATCTCTGCGGTGAACAAAGGAAAGTCGCAACTCACTGATGCGACTGCAAAAAAGATTGCCGAGGAGATCGGCTTGGACGTGCAAGAAGTGCTGCTAAATCTGGCCGCCGTCAGGGAGACCAATCCAGAGCTAAAGCGCGCTTGGTATGACATTTTAGCGAAGTACACAAAAGGTACAGGCGCGGCTGTAGCCCTTGTGGCTGCTATGTTCCTGACCCCTAGCCACGGGACAGACATGACTGCGCATAATGTATATTATGTTAAATTCAATATGTTGTTTTCTGTTCCCACTAAGTGA